The following proteins are encoded in a genomic region of Methanoculleus sp. SDB:
- a CDS encoding histidinol phosphatase, with product MLKCDLHIHTSFSRDGESTVEEVLAQAARVGLDAVAITDHDTVEGARHALTLTTPVTVIPGIEVSTRQGHLIVLGVSDPVPPGRDFVETVRIAREMGGVLVLPHPYHQWRHGVALKVSSAISLVDAVEAFNSRYITGSANRRAAREARLANVPCVGGSDAHNARFVGFGITLVDADGTGADAVLAAIRAGKTLAGGHMTPLRTYTRQSLKGAVRKIRKRVHL from the coding sequence ATGCTGAAATGCGACCTGCATATCCACACCTCGTTCTCCCGGGACGGGGAGAGCACGGTTGAGGAGGTGCTGGCACAGGCAGCGAGAGTCGGCCTTGATGCCGTTGCGATCACCGACCACGATACCGTGGAGGGCGCCCGCCATGCCCTCACTCTTACCACTCCCGTTACCGTGATCCCCGGCATCGAGGTGTCCACCCGGCAGGGGCATCTGATCGTGCTCGGTGTTTCAGACCCGGTTCCCCCGGGAAGGGATTTCGTGGAGACTGTCAGAATCGCACGGGAGATGGGGGGCGTGCTGGTCCTCCCGCACCCGTACCACCAGTGGAGGCATGGCGTCGCCCTGAAGGTGTCATCTGCAATATCCCTCGTCGATGCGGTGGAAGCGTTTAACAGCAGGTATATCACGGGATCGGCGAACCGGCGGGCGGCACGGGAGGCCCGGCTGGCCAATGTTCCCTGCGTCGGCGGAAGTGACGCCCATAACGCCCGGTTTGTCGGTTTCGGCATCACGCTCGTGGATGCAGACGGGACCGGTGCGGATGCCGTCCTCGCCGCCATCCGGGCCGGAAAGACACTGGCCGGCGGGCATATGACACCGCTCAGGACCTATACGCGGCAGTCGCTGAAGGGTGCGGTTCGCAAAATCAGGAAGCGTGTCCATTTATGA